Proteins encoded within one genomic window of Plasmodium cynomolgi strain B DNA, chromosome 11, whole genome shotgun sequence:
- a CDS encoding hypothetical protein (putative), with translation VSSNHEGNYLFVNRPNTLSVKNICDDFIMHGDHQVPTKEELDRLRDQLISTTSMASTHRDVILTNNTNTYVLKRLNIKYEEAVRMDNYSKFVKNSSFDIIAIEVSSADEINCVAMKLDCDIIFFNMNKSFAQLKRSDVQSALDRGIFFEISSLTTPSEDSHYYHLAINICSLFSIVPFGRIIVSSGAFTDMEVVEPLNLLRLFFNFHKISYKDLIGCLTTTPIACVQRASVRKSLNTAVFQR, from the coding sequence GTAAGCTCCAACCATGAGGGGAACTACCTTTTCGTAAACAGACCAAACACATTAAgcgttaaaaatatatgtgatgATTTTATAATGCATGGAGATCACCAAGTGCCCACGAAGGAAGAGTTGGACAGATTAAGGGACCAGTTAATCAGTACCACTAGCATGGCTAGTACCCATCGAGATGTCATCCTCacaaataatacaaatacgTATGTACTGAAGAGacttaatataaaatatgaagaagcaGTCAGGATGGATAATTATAGCaagtttgtaaaaaacaGCAGCTTCGATATTATAGCCATCGAAGTTAGCTCAGCAGATGAAATAAATTGTGTCGCCATGAAATTAGACTGTgacatcatatttttcaacatGAACAAATCCTTTGCACAATTGAAAAGATCCGATGTGCAGAGTGCACTAGATAgaggtatttttttcgaaatatcTTCCCTGACAACACCAAGTGAGGACTCCCATTATTATCACTTagctataaatatatgtagcCTGTTTTCGATCGTGCCCTTTGGTAGAATCATCGTTTCTTCAGGGGCGTTCACAGACATGGAGGTGGTAGAACCGCTCAATTTACTGCGACTCTTTTTTAACTTCCACAAAATTTCCTACAAGGACCTAATCGGGTGCCTCACCACTACGCCGATTGCCTGTGTGCAGCGGGCCTCCGTGCGCAAGTCCCTCAACACGGCGGTGTTTCAGAGGTAG
- a CDS encoding Pfs77 (putative) has protein sequence MERKQCALFFRDCCKERNDASPKSNHQASEHDEMYYEGETQQVYEQGEERPVINVKGDQPVFNIPVYQDKYIRDKIIETQKYEVQDVLQPKHYTQETKHDVPTVELLFKERKLNISQEKMQEKTVEVDMPIGYTPIFSPIWDVREIPRVIPKYQGEQKVIQVEVPQIKYIDNFVEKEIIVDVKEKIIPKITEVEKQVDIVKYEWKEKYQDVPVCKYVPKIDIELDCPPPLIVPYPEVHFQNMSEVVNPNQRSADIPPELLLRNSSFFKNGYENAEGEKEEEEKKKEGYSFLGDHSFQHHGHHGDYQRGPYASTSNTHVDALVKKSMLDVARLSSQNCKGETQRRVSQPLSQMELKKKKKNNKWPFCNFTNCNEVDEKKKYLEECDPKTGYPLSMPKDFAAFFKKDLNTVKKQMGQYTDTKSTQSSNLMEKSPVNPTIEYLGKIDKPPIDGGKLDSISFKLHAIEVHQFIPVPSLAKPQFLDLVPPEQVQNNDISSLQNVFGQVPEGWVDPNITGFIAPMMYDVLQGNIQPQSPLFNKLSMMKDERGVSYPSVRVARERENTDESYNRGMSMQRGAAGDDPPTSADHYEHLHMANTHGSTNSFVHYNTNSSLNYTNENDES, from the coding sequence ATGGAGAGAAAACAATGCGCGCTTTTTTTTAGAGATTGCTGCAAAGAAAGGAATGACGCATCCCCGAAAAGCAATCACCAAGCGAGTGAACACGATGAGATGTACTACGAAGGAGAAACCCAGCAAGTGTACGAACAGGGTGAAGAAAGACCAGTTATAAATGTAAAAGGAGACCAGCCAGTCTTTAACATACCAGTATATCAAGACAAGTATATCAGAGACAAAATAATCGAAacgcaaaaatatgaagtCCAAGATGTCCTACAGCCAAAACATTACACACAAGAAACTAAGCATGACGTGCCAACAGTTGAGTTGCTAtttaaagaaagaaaacTTAACATATctcaagaaaaaatgcaagaaaaaacagTGGAAGTTGATATGCCAATAGGATATACCCCTATATTCTCTCCCATTTGGGATGTCCGAGAAATACCTAGGGTTATACCAAAATATCAAGGAGAGCAAAAAGTAATTCAAGTTGAAGTGCCTCAAATTAAATACATAGACAATTTTGTGGAGAAAGAAATTATCGTTgatgtgaaagaaaaaattattcctaAAATTACTGAAGTGGAGAAACAGGTTGATATTGTTAAATATgagtggaaggaaaaatatcagGACGTCCCTGTTTGTAAATATGTTCCTAAGATAGATATCGAGTTGGATTGCCCACCGCCACTTATTGTGCCTTACCCGGAGGTCCACTTTCAAAATATGTCCGAGGTTGTGAACCCTAACCAGCGATCTGCAGATATCCCCCCGGAGCTACTCCTCAGGAATAGCTCCTTCTTCAAGAATGGGTATGAAAACgcagagggggaaaaggaggaggaagagaagaaaaaggagggcTACAGCTTTCTCGGAGACCATTCCTTCCAGCACCATGGCCACCACGGTGACTATCAACGAGGCCCCTACGCGAGCACATCCAACACGCACGTGGACGCCTTGGTGAAAAAATCCATGCTGGACGTCGCACGTCTGAGctcacaaaattgtaaaggcGAAACGCAGCGAAGGGTGTCCCAACCGCTATCCCAAATGGAactcaaaaagaaaaaaaaaaacaacaaatggcccttttgcaattttaCCAACTGTAACGAagtggatgaaaaaaaaaaatatttggaagAATGTGACCCTAAGACTGGCTACCCCTTATCCATGCCTAAAGACTTTGccgcattttttaaaaaagatttgAATACGGTTAAGAAGCAAATGGGACAGTATACAGATACCAAGTCCACCCAATCTAGTAACCTCATGGAGAAAAGTCCCGTCAATCCTACTATAGAATATCTAGGAAAAATTGACAAGCCACCAATTGATGGAGGAAAACTTGATTCTATCTCTTTCAAGTTGCATGCTATTGAAGTGCATCAGTTTATTCCTGTGCCAAGTCTTGCCAAGCCTCAATTTTTGGATCTAGTACCACCTGAACAGGTTCAGAATAATGATATATCGtctcttcaaaatgtgtTTGGACAAGTTCCCGAGGGATGGGTAGATCCCAACATCACCGGATTCATTGCGCCCATGATGTACGACGTGTTGCAGGGGAATATCCAGCCACAGAGTCCTTTATTTAACAAACTGAGCATGATGAAAGACGAGAGGGGAGTCTCCTACCCTTCTGTGCGTGTCGCGCGAGAGAGGGAAAACACCGATGAGAGCTACAACCGTGGTATGAGTATGCAACGCGGCGCAGCAGGGGACGACCCCCCCACAAGCGCCGATCACTACGAGCACCTGCACATGGCGAATACGCATGGGTCCACGAACAGCTTCGTCCACTACAATACCAACTCGTCGCTCAACTACACCAATGAGAATGACGAATC
- a CDS encoding hypothetical protein (putative) yields ENYDYYKKLRIKLNDLLQAKDKDEKKRQINLLCAELKKVQLAKFARTNLGYHIISSLVINGSEEVQKKLWKNLHEHMSDISTFNFVSIVFQCFYKHAKGEEIKKDIHQWLLKNPKTFFSKFASRLWNTVFQKLKTGMRTKITNYLIIPNGSSQNEKLANGMKNITLDILKKDTKEMFETFNEENKMLIRRYLIEVVEMLVEKELLYNIVSHNILLTASKILNDEELANVMETIHQGCEYLLSTNLGNQALIYLLGYATNKHKKNLIKVLKNDICDLCKSSVNFLLIIRLLKITDDTKLLHDFVVKKIANNFEDIFNDYYGFYVVMEFFYDLNQSNEDKFLHVEWKKLVYSKAPKSIKDAEKRKSEILQPIMDQVQTILQDIDKLAHYVKDKKYLIIICEFLSHSTNEQVVRSILKNIVNLVEQIILACNNKEELSSKYNCKNVNDLIFRIFAKCGKGTTTLPGVLLDEDIPFYRCLSNVLLPQLETVIKSELIKTVNNLFRFLKDNDAAEFERALTRARQADNEQIYQDLKDTLPTLTHFDTYLEFVRGSMVPNRESSG; encoded by the coding sequence GAAAATTACGATTActacaaaaaattgagaatCAAATTGAACGACTTGCTACAGGCAAAGGATAAGGACGAGAAAAAGAGACAAATAAATCTCCTCTGTGCCGAACTAAAAAAGGtacagctagccaaatttGCACGTACCAATTTGGGCTACCACATTATCTCCTCCCTAGTAATCAATGGATCAGAGGaggtacaaaaaaagttgtgGAAAAATCTACATGAACATATGAGCGACATCAGTACGTTCAACTTTGTGTCTATCGTCTTCCAGTGTTTTTACAAACACGCGAAAGGTGAAGagataaaaaaggacattCATCAGTGGTTGTTAAAAAATCCGAAGacctttttctccaaatttgCTTCCAGACTGTGGAACACCGTTTTTCAAAAGCTCAAAACAGGCatgagaacaaaaattacaaattacCTGATCATCCCGAATGGAAgtagccaaaatgaaaagctcGCCAACgggatgaaaaatataactctggatattttaaaaaaagacaccAAAGAAATGTTTGAGACGtttaatgaagaaaataaaatgctaaTACGTAGGTACCTAATCGAGGTAGTAGAAATGCTGGTGGAGAAGGAGCTGCTGTACAACATCGTTTCTCATAATATCCTACTGACAGcatccaaaattttaaatgatgaAGAGTTGGCCAATGTCATGGAGACCATCCACCAAGGGTGTGAATACCTCCTCTCAACCAACCTAGGAAACCAAGCGCTAATATATCTCCTAGGTTACGCCACAaacaaacataaaaaaaacctaaTAAAGGtactaaaaaatgatatcTGTGACTTGTGTAAAAGTagtgtaaattttttgctaatcATTAGATTACTGAAAATTACAGATGACACAAAATTGCTACATGATTttgtggtaaaaaaaattgcaaataattttgaagatatttttaatgactACTATGGATTTTATGTCGTCATGGAATTCTTCTACGATTTGAATCAGTCTAATGAGGATAAGTTTTTACACGTGGAGTGGAAAAAGCTGGTTTACTCTAAAGCTCCAAAAAGTATCAAGGATGcggaaaagagaaaaagtgaaattttACAACCTATTATGGATCAAGTACAAACCATCTTGCAAGATATAGACAAATTAGCCCATTATgtaaaagacaaaaaatatttaattatcatTTGTGAATTTTTGTCCCACTCGACAAATGAGCAAGTGGTTAGAAGTATTCTCAAAAATATAGTCAACCTTGTCGAACAAATTATCCTTGCGTGTAATAATAAGGAAGAGTTAAGTTCCAAGTataattgcaaaaatgtgaacgaTTTGATCTTCAGGATATTTGCCAAGTGTGGAAAGGGAACTACAACTCTGCCAGGGGTCCTCTTAGATGAGGACATCCCCTTTTATCGGTGCCTTTCCAATGTCCTCCTCCCCCAGTTGGAAACCGTCATCAAATCTGAGTTAATAAAAACGGTCAACAATTTGTTTCGCTTCCTCAAGGACAATGACGCGGCCGAGTTTGAAAGGGCTCTCACCAGGGCCAGGCAAGCGGATAATGAGCAAATTTACCAGGACCTGAAGGACACGCTCCCCACGCTCACACACTTTGACACCTACCTCGAGTTCGTCCGAGGTTCCATGGTGCCGAACCGTGAAAGCAGCGgc
- a CDS encoding pyridoxine biosynthetic enzyme pdx1 homologue (putative), with translation MEDHKDNDSILLKHGWCEMLKGGVIMDVKNVEQAKIAEEAGAIGVMVLENIPSELRSKESVARSVDPIRIGHFVEAQILEELKIDMIDESEVLTMADENNHIDKHKFKTPFVCGCTNLGEALRRISEGASMIRTKGEAGTGNIIQAIKHIRTVKNEINYLCALSENEVYNYAKRINAPLDLLLLTRKLKKLPVVNFAAGGVATPADAAMCMQLGMDGVFVGSGIFESENPRKMATSIVAAVSNFNNPKILLNVSLNLGKAMCGSTTICEKWKNKNEELN, from the exons ATGGAAGATCACAAAGATAACGATTCCATCTTACTGAAACACGGGTGGTGTGAAATGCTTAAGGGAGGAGTAATAATGGACGTGAAGAATGTAGAGCAGGCAAAAATAGCGGAAGAAGCTGGTGCGATCGGAGTAATGGTCCTGGAGAACATCCCTTCGGAGCTTCGCAGTAAAGAAAGTGTAGCGAGAAGCGTTGATCCAA TACGCATAGGCCATTTTGTGGAGGCACAAATTTTAGAAGAACTTAAAATCGATATGATTGACGAAAGTGAAGTATTAACAATGGCTGATGAAAATAACCATATCGATAAGCATAAATTTAAGACCCCTTTTGTATGTGGATGCACGAATTTAGGGGAAGCTCTGCGAAGGATTTCAGAAGGAGCTTCTATGATAAGGACCAAGGGAGAAGCAGGAACAGGAAATATAATTCAAGCTATAAAACACATAAGGACAGTAAAGAACGAAATTAACTACCTCTGTGCGTTAAGTGAAAACGAAGTGTATAATTACGCTAAAAGGATTAATGCTCCTTTGGATCTTCTCCTTCTCACAAGAAAGTTAAAGAAATTACCCGTTGTCAATTTTGCAGCTGGAGGAGTTGCCACCCCGGCAGATGCCGCCATGTGTATGCAGCTAGGAATGGACGGCGTCTTTGTAGGGTCCGGAATTTTCGAAAGTGAGAACCCCAGGAAAATGGCCACCTCCATTGTTGCCGCCGTGAGCAACTTTAATAACCCCAAGATACTCCTAAATGTCAGCCTCAACTTGGGCAAGGCCATGTGTGGAAGCACCACCATATgcgaaaaatggaagaacaaaaatgaggagctGAATTAG
- a CDS encoding hypothetical protein (putative) — protein MMGGEVIVEKNPESKFCVASKEPLCDSVIWELLQNYYQKAAINAWKENVVPSFVTSNSKIAKDYARVIINYMKDWFNSKECDRNVPIYILEIGAGHGKFTYLILRALTKYQKYFKSMNLPDRPFVYVFTDIAKDNITYCMNNGRLKRFISTRESCDRTFTSKNNSYYDSEFEKNEEINYDSSTNTSSYSSSYNDTDYSEEGVRNYSNFSMLDFAYFDGNETEEKIFLQVSKSYIPENTPIVLICNYVLDSLLTDAWIVNGEEDFRRALLSVYSPNVEEEKTNADIMLRMSVTWDWEKVNIDEEIKKPQTEKPSDYLRKYKEIYTVLKLYSYFNQPLSFVLPVGAFILFDRILKLSGNKLLCLIGDKGYQSYEEFKGHRDPHIVVHGSLSFMIVTLLMHKKHYEGGDYESGVEEGVFTSGRNSLGDESNLTYSTLTERMRKDKREGIYQFNIIDYFKKNSKDGNLRRRYHNQVSTASSSCRLKGTAGGSRTNLGRTDLGRTDLGRTDLGSRLSGRFPPNDQSVYKKMKKINLKNLNNMSIKFGGTISSFFDNMEQFPPDVLINWQKAVIHNVNNNPTNVSIKELISLLRYSNHDSDVFYNIRNVFTSLVNYPNINGRTEKDILLDIKECYDNYYSLKTDEDIADVCGHVCMKFGEFEKAIYYMKQSLRNFKQSRHSSTYINIASCYKVLRNYYKSIKFIRCAIKLSNREARRRVPCGEAGEDGHHPHGEHSAHGEHSAHGGFSHNNLNHAHDLLYNIQFCLNPITYAIVGVNHFVQNDGLYYLSFENRIKLKFIFLLAKEEEEVLRFMNSKYKSSAYEKSTRNMDLSEIIIVRVYNANEVISMEEVDTTQLSGGKKVEVTQYGDNQAEEQNRSYQNVAHLKKNLRECLSKYNFQFCVIDAPWAIKADVTELMVDHSKHMFTYGTLSDCSKRSMEVISKYKQISKQISWVNNNYVHDECLYEARDALNHIKSVISVTVTHYSMNLYNKKNGSIPSAHILTEDLCIILNALQVILNLNVTGLTANFLRRQGGDAAGKEAAKEESQGDKLVTGGEMEMEMVKQMEEKAEKTHLDGDYISLSGILTFQHHKTLPDEMNVHGNYLLMNNRNEEFLTKINFVGVHGSLCLKKTLSNWSVQVFNLNNAKVYEKSGRISASQNSNDVFISQYLIKTDGKDNQVKHFNEYDLKGSCKGSSESIDSDIDILEFSSDEEWGSYPKGSPQVGASSGAIIDDVKKECCDEVESTKEHYAAVAASNNHDELSLDKNLDVLKGIPGRRFHSTGKDVYENINLDESLVDVSVNNNCFYSRIVEGIQMSHKKGGAMVHFKYMAP, from the exons ATGATGGGCGGTGAAGTGATCGTCGAGAAGAACCCGGAGAGCAAATTCTGCGTGGCGAGCAAGGAGCCGCTGTGCGACAGCGTCATATGGGAGCTGTTACAGAACTACTATCAGAAGGCGGCCATCAACGCATGGAAGGAAAATGTTGTGCCCTCCTTCGTGACTAGCAACAGCAAAATCGCCAAAGACTACGCGCGAGTGATAATTAATTACATGAAGGACTGGTTCAACAGCAAAGAGTGTGACAGAAATGTACCAATATACATATTAGAAATAGGAGCAGGCCATGGGAAATTTACGTATCTCATTTTAAGAGCATTAACCAAATATCAGAAATACTTTAAGAGCATGAACCTACCGGACAGGCCATTCGTGTATGTATTTACAGACATCGCAAAAGACAACATCACGTATTGCATGAACAATGGGAGGTTGAAGCGGTTCATTAGCACGAGGGAGAGTTGTGATCGAACGTTCACAAGTAAGAACAACTCTTATTATGACTCggagtttgaaaaaaatgaagaaatcaATTACGACTCGTCGACAAACACATCAAGCTATTCCTCATCGTATAACGATACGGATTATTCAGAAGAAGGGGTAAGAAATTATTCCAACTTTTCTATGCTGGATTTTGCGTACTTTGATGGAAATgaaacggaagaaaaaatttttttacaagtgTCCAAAAGCTACATTCCTGAAAATACACCCATAGTGCTAATTTGCAACTATGTGCTCGATTCGCTGCTCACCGATGCCTGGATTGTTAATGGAGAGGAAGACTTCAGGAGGGCCCTTCTTTCTGTGTACTCCCCTAAtgtagaggaagaaaaaacgaatgcgGATATTATGCTACGTATGTCTGTCACGTGGGATTGGGAAAAGGTCAATAtcgatgaagaaattaagAAGCCCCAAACGGAGAAACCATCCGATtatttaagaaaatataaagaaatttaCACTGTGCTAAAGTTGTACTCCTATTTTAATCAACCATTATCTTTTGTCCTTCCAGTGGgagcatttattttatttgacaGGATATTAAAGTTGagtggaaataaattattgtgTCTTATTGGTGATAAGGGTTACCAATCTTATGAAGAATTTAAGGGACATAGAGATCCACATATTGTAGTGCATGGTAGTCTCTCCTTTATG ATCGTCACTCTGTTGATGCATAAGAAGCATTATGAGGGGGGAGACTACGAATCGGGGGTGGAAGAAGGAGTTTTTACATCAGGGAGAAATAGCCTCGGTGATGAATCGAACTTGACCTACTCCACCTTAACCGAGCGGATGAGAAAGGATAAGCGAGAGGGAATTTATCAGTTTAATATTATTGActattttaagaaaaattccAAAGATGGGAACCTGAGGAGGAGGTATCATAACCAAGTGAGCACGGCGTCGTCCTCCTGCAGGTTGAAGGGAACCGCTGGGGGGAGCAGAACGAATCTGGGCAGGACAGATTTGGGCAGAACGGATCTTGGCAGAACGGATCTGGGCAGTCGCCTATCGGGCCGCTTCCCCCCGAACGACCAAAGTGTGtacaaaaagatgaaaaaaataaacttaaaaaatttaaacaacaTGTCGATAAAGTTCGGAGGAACCATTTCGTCCTTCTTCGACAACATGGAGCAATTTCCACCCGATGTCTTGATCAACTGGCAAAAAGCAGTCATCCATAATGTCAACAATAACCCTACTAATGTGAGCATAAAGGAGCTCATCTCCTTATTGAGGTACTCGAATCACGACTCGGATGTTTTTTACAACATAAGAAATGTATTCACCTCTTTGGTTAACTACCCCAATATCAATGGGAGGACAGAGAAGGACATCCTTCTGGACATAAAAGAATGTTATGATAATTATTACTCTTTGAAGACAGACGAAGACATTGCCGATGTGTGTGGTCATGTATGTATGAAGTTTGGTGAATTTGAGAAGGcgatatattatatgaaacAAAGTCTGCGCAATTTTAAGCAGAGTCGACACTCCTCTACGTATATTAACATTGCGTCATGCTATAAGGTACTCCGAAATTATTACAAATCGATTAAATTCATCAGATGTGCGATTAAGTTGTCCAATCGGGAGGCTCGAAGGAGGGTTCCATGTGGGGAGGCAGGAGAAGATGGACACCATCCACACGGAGAACACAGCGCACATGGCGAACACAGCGCACATGGAGGATTCTCCCACAACAATCTGAATCATGCACACGACCTTCTGTATAACATCCAATTTTGCTTGAATCCAATTACCTACGCCATCGTAGGGGTCAACCATTTCGTGCAGAATGATGGTTTGTATTACCTCTCCTTCGAAAATCGAATAAAACtaaagttcatttttttgcttgccaaggaggaggaagaagtccTACGCTTCATGAACAGTAAGTACAAAAGTTCAGCCTATGAGAAAAGCACTCGAAACATGGACCTCTCCGAGATTATTATTGTCAGAGTTTACAACGCGAATGAGGTGATCTCCATGGAGGAGGTGGACACCACCCAACTGAgtggtggaaaaaaggtggaagTAACTCAATATGGAGATAACCAAGCGGAAGAGCAAAATCGATCCTACCAGAATGTAGcccatttgaagaagaaccTCCGAGAGTGCCTATCCAAGTACAACTTCCAGTTCTGCGTAATCGACGCCCCGTGGGCAATAAAGGCAGACGTGACAGAGTTGATGGTGGATCACTCGAAGCACATGTTCACCTATGGTACCCTATCTGACTGTAGTAAGCGCTCCATGGAGGtgatttcaaaatataagcAAATTTCTAAACAAATCAGTTGGGTAAACAACAACTATGTCCATGACGAGTGTCTGTATGAAGCGAGAGATGCACTGAATCACATCAAGAGCGTCATATCCGTGACGGTTACTCATTATAGCATGAATTTGTACAATAAGAAAAATGGCTCCATCCCCAGTGCGCACATTTTGACAGAAGATCTGTGCATCATTCTGAATGCCCTGCAAGTGATCTTGAACTTGAACGTGACGGGCTTGACAGCCAACTTTTTGAGGCGCCAGGGAGGGGACGCGGCGGGTAAAGAGGCGGCGAAGGAGGAGAGCCAAGGCGACAAGTTAGTAACAGGGGGGGAGATGGAGATGGAGATGGTGAAGCAGATGGAGGAGAAGGCGGAGAAGACCCACCTAGACGGAGACTACATCTCCCTCTCAGGCATACTAACCTTCCAACACCACAAAACATTGCCGGACGAAATGAACGTGCACGGGAACTACCTCCTAATGAATAACCGAAATGAAGAGTtcttaacaaaaattaatttcgttGGGGTTCACGGGTCCTtgtgcttaaaaaaaacgttatcCAATTGGTCAGTCCAAGTGTTTAACCTGAATAATGCGAAGGTGTACGAGAAGTCGGGTCGCATttcagctagccaaaattcGAACGATGTGTTCATTAGTCAGTATTTGATAAAAACGGATGGTAAGGATAACCAGGTGAAGCATTTTAACGAGTACGACTTGAAGGGTTCCTGCAAGGGTTCCAGTGAGTCCATCGACTCGGACATTGACATCTTGGAGTTTTCTTCCGACGAGGAATGGGGATCCTACCCAAAGGGATCTCCCCAAGTGGGGGCCTCTTCCGGAGCCATCATCGATGATGTGAAGAAAGAATGCTGCGATGAGGTTGAGTCTACGAAAGAGCACTATGCAGCAGTGGCCGCGAGCAACAACCACGATGAGCTATCCcttgataaaaatttggacGTTCTGAAGGGCATACCAGGAAGGAGGTTCCATTCCACAGGAAAGGACGTATACGAAAATATAAACTTGGACGAGTCCCTCGTCGACGTCTCGGTTAATAACAACTGCTTTTACTCGAGGATCGTTGAGGGGATACAGATGTCCCACAAGAAGGGGGGTGCGATGGTTCACTTTAAGTACATGGCGCCTTGA